One stretch of Prosthecobacter debontii DNA includes these proteins:
- a CDS encoding DUF3732 domain-containing protein: MLFQIKEVILWPRNSALKPRRIPFKTGAVNVITGASRTGKSAVIPIIDYCLGSHTCSIPVKTIRQACSWFGVLVETDQGEKLFARREPGSQQGTDHMFVKEGKAVDIPDTIAEKTTTADQVRRSLDELAGLTKLDFSAGDNSATNRSGRPSFRDMAAFTFQPQNVVANPDILFFKADTYDHRQKLRTIFPYVLGAITPDQLAKEHELDQQQRELKRKERELVTAREISARWLAEIRNHVSTARELGLLREEPPTLLGKPEMLALLTEIVNRTDHTLKVTAETLGDSLSELRALEKEESQISQELTSLRRRLNEMRRLTESVDQYSQALQVQRDRLKVSDWLSDQHSPEADCPVCGHDLTRATNDLEILVSSLRRVEEEAGVARGIPAAFDLEMQRVNADVKIYAEKLEAVQIRRSALTTRSTEAKKEQFRAKQVERFVGNLETSLSFYERLGEDSALAAEVDKLAKSVEILRDQVRPDQVNARKRFALDRVNGHAQKMLLRLDVEDPDAPVFLSADDLTVRIAGEDRRHLLSEIGSGSNWLGYHVATVLALHWFFMDLPHSPVPQFMVFDQPSQVYFPKKLAGAQNDTEPTILDEDVSAVRKAFKVFDHFTKKFGPRFQIIVLDHASENVWGNLAQTHLVEEWRDGAKLVPIEWLS, translated from the coding sequence ATGCTTTTTCAAATTAAAGAAGTAATTCTTTGGCCGCGCAATTCGGCACTTAAGCCTCGACGGATTCCTTTCAAGACTGGGGCCGTGAATGTGATTACAGGCGCATCAAGAACAGGCAAATCTGCGGTGATACCGATTATTGACTATTGTCTCGGTTCTCACACTTGCAGTATTCCTGTCAAGACGATACGCCAGGCCTGCTCGTGGTTTGGCGTATTGGTGGAGACAGATCAAGGCGAGAAGCTATTTGCGCGACGGGAACCAGGATCTCAACAGGGAACTGACCACATGTTTGTCAAAGAGGGCAAAGCTGTAGATATACCGGATACTATAGCCGAAAAAACAACAACAGCTGACCAAGTGCGCCGGAGTCTCGACGAATTGGCAGGCCTTACTAAACTCGACTTTTCAGCGGGGGATAATTCAGCAACCAATCGAAGTGGTCGCCCAAGCTTCCGCGATATGGCCGCATTTACTTTTCAGCCGCAAAACGTCGTAGCTAATCCTGATATCTTATTTTTCAAAGCTGATACTTATGATCATCGTCAAAAGCTAAGGACGATTTTCCCTTACGTCCTGGGTGCCATTACTCCAGATCAACTTGCCAAAGAGCATGAGCTTGATCAACAGCAGAGAGAATTGAAACGAAAAGAGAGGGAGCTTGTAACAGCCCGAGAAATATCTGCAAGATGGCTGGCGGAAATTCGCAATCATGTTTCAACAGCCAGAGAGCTAGGACTTCTGAGAGAGGAACCGCCTACTTTGTTGGGAAAACCCGAGATGCTTGCTCTCCTTACGGAGATCGTGAATAGAACAGACCATACCCTCAAAGTCACGGCTGAGACACTTGGGGATTCCCTGTCTGAACTGCGTGCCTTGGAAAAAGAAGAATCCCAAATCTCTCAAGAACTCACATCACTTCGTCGTAGACTGAATGAGATGAGAAGATTGACTGAAAGTGTAGATCAGTATTCTCAGGCTCTACAAGTCCAGCGTGATCGACTCAAGGTATCTGACTGGCTGTCTGATCAGCATTCCCCAGAGGCTGACTGTCCCGTGTGTGGCCATGATCTTACTCGTGCCACAAACGATCTCGAAATTCTAGTCAGTTCACTTCGGCGAGTCGAAGAAGAAGCTGGGGTTGCACGAGGCATTCCTGCTGCATTTGATTTAGAGATGCAGCGTGTAAATGCAGATGTGAAGATTTACGCAGAAAAGTTGGAAGCAGTTCAAATCAGGCGCTCTGCACTCACAACCCGATCAACTGAGGCTAAGAAAGAGCAATTTCGAGCAAAACAGGTCGAACGATTCGTGGGTAATCTTGAAACGTCATTGTCATTTTATGAACGCCTGGGAGAAGACAGTGCATTGGCAGCAGAAGTAGATAAGTTAGCGAAATCAGTTGAGATTTTACGAGATCAGGTTCGCCCTGACCAAGTAAATGCTCGCAAACGGTTTGCTTTAGATCGCGTGAATGGACACGCTCAAAAAATGCTGTTACGTTTGGACGTTGAAGATCCTGATGCACCGGTTTTTTTGAGTGCAGATGATCTTACTGTCCGCATTGCTGGCGAAGATCGTAGGCACCTTCTTTCTGAAATTGGAAGTGGTTCTAACTGGCTCGGATATCATGTGGCCACAGTCTTAGCGCTGCATTGGTTTTTCATGGATCTTCCTCACAGCCCTGTGCCCCAGTTCATGGTCTTTGATCAACCTAGCCAAGTCTATTTTCCTAAAAAATTAGCAGGTGCTCAAAATGACACAGAGCCCACAATTCTGGACGAAGATGTGAGTGCTGTAAGGAAAGCATTCAAAGTCTTTGATCATTTCACAAAAAAATTCGGCCCTCGTTTTCAAATCATCGTCCTTGATCATGCTTCTGAAAACGTCTGGGGTAATTTAGCTCAAACACATCTGGTTGAGGAGTGGCGTGATGGTGCAAAGCTAGTTCCGATCGAATGGCTTAGCTAG
- a CDS encoding three component ABC system middle component, protein MSALSSSDHLIKPALNEAFLTQNPALGAAALWRAACGYQAVHKTRQSLPLPLAFTIVPMVFNEALFSVLSRTYRESGLRKFTEKFAETKDAKSDILLSLHDRCFRWRDISWASLRIAFATRLLILTSDAVLVPLSETPARGIPPKMATLLKNAEKLGAWYGELSIHEVATLLKIRF, encoded by the coding sequence ATGTCCGCTTTATCCTCTTCCGATCATCTTATAAAACCAGCGCTCAACGAAGCATTTTTAACTCAAAACCCAGCACTAGGTGCGGCAGCGCTGTGGCGAGCCGCTTGTGGCTATCAGGCAGTCCATAAAACACGTCAGTCACTGCCTTTACCACTAGCCTTTACGATAGTTCCGATGGTATTCAATGAAGCATTATTTAGTGTCCTATCCCGAACATATCGAGAGTCAGGGTTACGAAAGTTTACCGAAAAGTTTGCCGAAACGAAAGACGCTAAAAGTGATATTTTACTTTCGCTTCACGATCGATGTTTTCGGTGGCGGGATATTTCATGGGCATCGTTGCGCATAGCGTTTGCTACGCGCTTGTTGATTCTCACATCAGATGCCGTGCTCGTTCCCTTGAGCGAAACGCCTGCACGTGGAATCCCTCCAAAAATGGCAACGTTGCTCAAGAATGCCGAAAAACTGGGCGCTTGGTATGGCGAGCTTTCCATTCACGAGGTTGCAACTCTTTTAAAGATCCGATTTTAG